Genomic window (Anaerolineae bacterium):
GAGCAGGCCGGGAACAGAAGCGATGCACCGTCCGATAGCGCCCAGCCTGGCTCCGACAATCATCTCCGGTGGCCTGCCCCGGGACTTGGACAACGCCCTAGTGTTCGCCCGCAGTGTCCTCCGGCAGTCATCTCTGGTGGCCTGCCTCAGCACCTCGACAACGCCCTGGCCGTAGGGGCGAACCTTGTGTTCGCCCGCAGTGTCCTCCGCCAGTCATCTCTGGCGGCCTGCTCCAGGACTCTGAGAAAGCCCGAGGCTGGACAGACGGGCACGGCAGCAGATGAGCCCACTCTCGCGTCCCGCAGGCGCCTACCCACCTGGATTGTACGGCGCCCCCTGCCCTAGAGCAACAGGATCAGTGAGAGCGGCTCAGAGCTGCATTGACGCACTGGGGCCCTTGTGCTAGTATTCCGCAGGTCACCAGGCCTCACCACGGGGCCCACACCGCTTGAGATGGCCCCCGGGAAAAGGAGCGCGGACATGGCTTTACTGGAGGAACTCTCGCAGGCACTGATCAACGGCAACGCCCCCAAGACCAGGGAGCTGACCCAGAAGGCGATCGATGAGGGGATGGCCCCGGGTAAGGTGCTCAACGAGGGGCTGAT
Coding sequences:
- a CDS encoding cobalamin-binding protein, which encodes MALLEELSQALINGNAPKTRELTQKAIDEGMAPGKVLNEGL